The Halomonas denitrificans DNA window GCCTGCCGGCAGGCCCTGGGCACCCACCGCCGATGGCTGGCCGTGGAGACCGGCGGCGCGGTACGGTACGACCGGGTGGCGTATCGCGCGGACGACGTGCTGGTGTTCGGCTCCGAGACGAAGGGGCTGCCGGAAGGCGTGCTGGCCGAATTCGACGAGGATCGCCGGGTGCGGATTCCGCAGCGCCCCGGCTCGCGAAGCCTGAATCTCTCCAACTCGGTTGCCGTCGCGATCTACGAGGCGTGGCGACAGCTGGGGTTCGAAGGCGCGGACTAGCCGCAGACCGGCGAGGGGATCAAGGGCCCGGG harbors:
- a CDS encoding tRNA (cytidine(34)-2'-O)-methyltransferase, whose translation is MPEIVLVAPEIPPNTGNILRLCANTGARLHLVRPLGFALDDRRLRRAGLDHVERERLAVHADFAACRQALGTHRRWLAVETGGAVRYDRVAYRADDVLVFGSETKGLPEGVLAEFDEDRRVRIPQRPGSRSLNLSNSVAVAIYEAWRQLGFEGAD